From Amia ocellicauda isolate fAmiCal2 chromosome 12, fAmiCal2.hap1, whole genome shotgun sequence, a single genomic window includes:
- the cd5 gene encoding CD5 molecule, producing the protein MWVSLSVFLILLGVGFKAEVFTGNKNNSTASAVPSTPPSPLLRVFSVQSSRSHCAGVLHLFQCQSSSQNCSATLPLCWQHLHESNGSKLCESLGCGALLELVPKKGRDTPSKPGTEGWGFKLGSVVKEKCDMVTEIQCAELKSRLPVRLSPLTPPLPCSGSVEVYSQSKWVPLCRNSRWTAQLANQICGEVGCGNDSANHNPPLAKSIQSWGVFCNKHNMSLFQCQHFLESEKCPPARVICKNSPHSLSLSLRGGASHCQGRVHVFHNDTWKPVCRGDQWSEDWTNACHALDCKKLKEEDEGGAEEKQEVMGVVCVNKSVSLSKCQHYLQDQIRCMSPSITCTGHPVPSTRALVSLQVITVLLSLVLLVLVMVKFGPRTYQNIRKRMSDRRERQWIGPTQSQSVSFYRAQSAQANADNKQRLSFPGLERMTVNSTRESSSARNSDYDSYN; encoded by the exons ATGTGGGTCTCTCTGTCAGTGTTTCTTATTCTGCTGGGTGTGG GTTTCAAAGCAGAAG tTTTTACAGGCAACAAAAACAACTCCACTGCATCCGCCGTCCCCTCCACTCCACCCTCTCCCCTCCTGCGAGTGTTCAGTGTCCAGAGCAGTCGCAGTCACTGCGCAGGGGTGCTGCATCTCTTCCAGTGCCAGTCTTCCTCCCAGAACTGCTCTGCCACTCTGCCGCTATGCTGGCAACACCTGCATGAGTCAAATGGGTCAAAATTGTGCGAGAGTCTGGGCTGTGGGGCCTTGCTGGAGCTGGTGCCGAAGAAGGGGAGAGACACGCCAAGCAAGCCGGGAACAGAGGGCTGGGGGTTCAAGCTGGGCTCGGTGGTGAAGGAGAAGTGTGACATGGTGACAGAGATACAGTGTGCAG agctGAAATCTCGTCTCCCAGTTCGTCTTTCTCCTCTAACCCCGCCGTTGCCATGTTCTGGTTCTGTTGAAGTCTACAGCCAATCCAAATGGGTCCCGCTCTGCAGGAACTCCCGGTGGACAGCCCAGCTCGCCAATCAAATCTGCGGGGAGGTGGGCTGCGGCAACGATTCGGCCAATCATAACCCTCCCCTGGCTAAGAGCATCCAATCGTGGGGCGTGTTCTGTAACAAACACAACATGAGCCTCTTCCAGTGTCAGCACTTCCTGGAGAGTGAAAAGTGTCCCCCAGCCAGAGTGATCTGcaaga acTCTCCCCacagtctctcactctctctccggGGAGGTGCCAGTCACTGCCAGGGCCGCGTCCACGTCTTCCACAATGACACGTGGAAACCAGTGTGTCGGGGAGATCAATGGTCAGAAGACTGGACCAATGCCTGCCATGCCCTGGACTGCAAAAAGCTGAAGGAGGAGGATGAGGGGGGGGCCGAGGAGAAGCAGGAAGTGATGGGGGTGGTCTGTGTCAATAAGTCGGTGTCCCTCTCTAAGTGTCAGCACTACCTGCAGGACCAAATCAGGTGCATGTCCCCCAGCATCACCTGCACAG GTCACCCCGTCCCCAGTACCAGGGCCTTGGTGTCTCTGCAGGTGATCACAGTTCTGCTGTCTCTGGTTCTGCTGGTGCTGGTCATGGTGAAGTTCGGCCCACGGACCTACCAGAACATCCGCAAGAGAA TGTCGGaccggagagagagacagtggatTGGGCCCACGCAAAGCCAGAgtg tgtcgtTCTACAGAGCACAGAGTGCACAGGCCAACGCTGACAACAAACAGAGGCTCTCCTTTCCAG gactAGAGAGAATGACTGTGAACTCCACTCGAGAGTCCTCCTCCGCCAGGAACAGCGACTACGACTCCTAcaactga